The Ralstonia pickettii DTP0602 genome segment GCGCCCCAGCTCGTCGGTGCCCAGCGGAAAGTGCTCGGTGCCGATCGGCTTCAGTCGCTTGAGGATGGACGAGGCATAGGGGTCGGCCGGCATCAGCACCGGCGCGAACAGCGCCATCAGCACCAGCGCCAGGAGCACCAGCGCGGCCAGCATGGCGAGCTTGTTGCGCAGCAGGCGCCGGCCCACCGTGGCCCAGTAACCGGGCGAGCGCTGCACCGCGGCCGCGGCGGTCGAGTTGTCGAGCGTCATTTCCATGGCGGCTCCTTTGCGCTAGCTGCGCTGGATACGCGGGTCGAACAGCGTCTGGAGCGCGTCGACCAGCAGGTTGAGCAGCACGAAGAACACCGCCAGCACGAGGATGGTGCCCTGCAGCAGCGGGAAATCGCGCTGGAAGATGGCGGCGTTGAGCAGGAAGCCGGTGCCGGGCCAGGAGAACACGGTCTCGATCAGGATCGAGCCGCCCAGCAGGTAGCCGAGTTGCAGGCCCATCACCGACAGCGCGGTCGGCGCCACGTTCTTCACCACGTGGCGGAATACGGCCAGATCAGACAGGCCGCGCGCACGCAGGCCGACGATGAACTCGTTGGCGAGGATTTCCGCCACCAGCGCACGCACCGTGCGCGCGACGATGCCCATCGGGATCACCGACATGGTCACCGCCGGCAGCAGCATGTACTGCATATGCTCCCAGTCCCACGCCCAGTCGCCCGAGCCGCCCGGACCGGCGCCGGTCGCCGGCAGCCAGCCCAGCAACACCGAGAACGCGATCACCAGCACCATGCCGAGCCAGTAGTGCGGGATGCTGACGCCCAGCACCGACAGCAGCGACGCGGTGCGGTCTGCCACCGAATCGCGCAGGTAGCCGGCGACAAAGCCGAACAGGCAGCCGAAGCTGAAGCCGATCAGCGTGGCGACGGTCGCGAGCCGCAGCGAATTGACCACGGCGGCGCCAACCTCTGTCATGACCGGCCGGCTGGTGGCGATGGAAGTGCCCAGGTCTCCCTGCAGCGCACGGCTGAGCCAGTGTACGAATTGCTCAAGGAAGGGCTTGTCGAAGCCGTAGAGCGCGGAGAGCTGGCGGCGCAGTTCTTCCGAGGCATCGGGCGGCAGCACCGACACCAGCGGATCGCCCGGCGCGATATGGACCAGCGAGAAGCACAGCAGCGCCACCCCGAGCAGGATCGGGAGGGCATACAGGATGCGGCGGAACAGGTATTGCATGGGAGAGTCCGGCAAGTTGAGGCGTGCGCGCGCAACGCGCGGTCACGCCGGATCAGACATGGCGGGATTGCCGGGCCGCGCGGCGGCACAGGGCAGCCGCGCGGCGTCCGGGGAAATTGCGCGCTCAGTCCATCGACATCGTCGCGATATCGATAAACCAGCTTTGCGGCTGCACCACGCCCTTGACCTTCTTCGAGATCGCGCGCGGGCCGACGTCATGCGCGATCAGCACGAACGGCGACTCCTCGACGATGCGGGCATGCAGCCTGGCCAGCGCCGCGTCGCGCGATTTCTCGTCAAAGGACGTGCGCGCGTTCTCGATCAGCTTGTCGAACTCGGCATTGCCGAAATAGCCCCAGTTGTTGGAGACCGGCGGCTGCGTCTTGGTGCTGACGAAGCGCACCATGGCAAAGAACGGATCCATCGCCGCGAAGCTGACGTTGATGGCATTGGCGCCGTGCGCGCTGGCGTCCTTGGCGCCGACGCGCCAGTTGGTGAAGAGCGTGTTCCACTCGACCACGTCGAAGTCGACGTCGATAAAGCACTCCTTCAGGTTCTGCTGCACGTATTCGTTCATCGGCAGCGGCTGCATCTGGCCGGAGCCCGACGCCGACACCTGTACCTTGACCTTGACCGGCTTGCCGGCTGAGTAGCCCGCCTCCTGCATCAGCTTGCGCGCGGCGGCCGGGTCGTACTTGATGTCGAACTTGGGATTGCCCCACCACGGGTTGCCGGACTCGACGATGCCCTTGGCCTCGGCCATGTAGCCGCCCAGCAGCGTCTTCAGCCCGCTGCGGTTGACGCAGAGGTTGGCGGCCTGGCGCACGCGCTTGTCCAGCCACGGCGAGCCGGGCGTGAACGACAGCTGCCACGGCCACATATGCGGCTGCGCATTGGCGTAGACCTGGAAGCCGCGGCTCTTGATCTGGGCGATCGCATCAGGCGCCGGTGCCTCGATCCAGTCGACCTGGCCCGACAGCAGCGCGGCGGTGCGGGCGTTGGCTTCGGGCATCGGCACCATCACGACCTTGTCGATCTTCGGCACGCGCTTCGCGTCCCAGTATTGCGCATTGCGCACCACTTCCAGGCGCTCGCGCGGCACGAATCGGCTCATCCTGAACGGACCCGTGCCGGCGGCGTCGGCGGCAAAGGCCACCCACGCCTGCTTGGAGCGCTCGACCGGATCGGTGACCGAGGCCGGCACCGCGGCGAATTTCTTCTCCCACTGCGTGGGCGAAGCCATGAACAGGTTGGTCAGGTTGTAGGGCAGGAAGGAATCCGGCTCGGAGGTGACCAGCTCGACCGTGAGGTCGTCGATCTTCTTCGCGGTGCGCAGCGTCGGCATGCGCGAGGCGGTCACGCCGACCTGGCTGGGATCGAACTGTCTGGCGCTCTTGTCCAGCACCTTGCCGGCGTTCCACACCACGGCATCGGCGTTGAACGGCGTGCCGTCGTGGAACTTGACGCCGGGGCGCAGCTTGAACACCCACTTGGTCTTGTCGGCGGCGTCGACCTTCCACTCGGTGGCCAGCCCGGGGATCAGCAGGCTGGGCCCATTGCCCCTGGACAGGTCCCACTGCGTGAGGCCGTCGTACATCGGGATGCCGGTGAAGCGGTTGCCCTCGAAGCCCTGGTCAGGCTGGCCGAGCGTGCGCGGGATGTCGGCCGCGGTCACTCATGACGGCGGCGGACTTGAGGCCGGACTTGTGACCGGACTTGAGGCCATTCGCGAGAGGGGACTGATCGTGGTGCACAGGCTTGCTCCTGGGTTGGCTTGAAGGGACGGATGTCTGCAAAGCAAGTCATGTGCCACTGCGATGACATCGGACGTGTGGATCGAAGCGGGGACCGGTGGTCTGCTTCTTGCTGAACGAGGTCCCATCTCCAACCGAGCAACCGACCCAACCGAGCCGACATGGACCTGCTACACCTTTCCCGCATCAATGGCGCCCGCCTGTGGCAATCGCTGATGGATCTCGCCGCCATCGGCGCCACGCCCAAGGGCGGCGTGTGCCGCATCGCGCTGACCGACGCCGACCGCAAGGGGCGCGACCTGGTCGTGCAGTGGTGCCGCGAGGCGGGGCTCGAGGTCCGCGTCGACGAGATTGGCAATGTGTTCGCGCGCCGCGCCGGCACCGACCCGCACGCGCGCGCGGTCGCCACCGGCAGCCATATCGACACGCAGCCCTCGGGCGGCAGGTTCGACGGCAACTTCGGCGTGCTCGCAGGCCTGGAGGTCATGCGCACGCTCAACGACCTGGGCATCGCCACGCGCGCGCCGCTGGAGGTTGCGTTCTGGACCAACGAGGAGGGCACGCGCTTCACGCCGGTGATGATGGGTTCGGGCGTGTTTGCGGGCGAGTTCGATGCAGAGTTCGCGCGTGCGCAGACTGATCTCGATGGCGTGAGCGTGGGCAGCGCGCTGGAAGCGATCGGCTATCGCGGCGCGCAGCCGGCGGGCGAGGTGCCGGGCGGCATGTTCGCGGCCTACTTCGAGGCCCATATCGAGCAGGGGCCGGTGCTGGAAGCCGCCGGCCTGCCGATCGGCGTGGTCTCAGGCGCGCTGGGGCAGCAATGGTACGACGTGATTGTGACTGGTATGGACGCGCACGCTGGCCCGACGCCGCTGGCGCTGCGCCACGACGCGATGCTGGCCGCGGCGCGCATGGTCGACGCCGTAAATCGGATCGCGCACGACGAGGCGCCGCACGGGCGCGGCACCGTGGGCTACCTGCAGGTCGCGCCAAACTCGCGCAACGTGATTCCGGGTCGGGTCGAGTTCTCGGTCGATT includes the following:
- a CDS encoding ABC transporter substrate-binding protein produces the protein MTAADIPRTLGQPDQGFEGNRFTGIPMYDGLTQWDLSRGNGPSLLIPGLATEWKVDAADKTKWVFKLRPGVKFHDGTPFNADAVVWNAGKVLDKSARQFDPSQVGVTASRMPTLRTAKKIDDLTVELVTSEPDSFLPYNLTNLFMASPTQWEKKFAAVPASVTDPVERSKQAWVAFAADAAGTGPFRMSRFVPRERLEVVRNAQYWDAKRVPKIDKVVMVPMPEANARTAALLSGQVDWIEAPAPDAIAQIKSRGFQVYANAQPHMWPWQLSFTPGSPWLDKRVRQAANLCVNRSGLKTLLGGYMAEAKGIVESGNPWWGNPKFDIKYDPAAARKLMQEAGYSAGKPVKVKVQVSASGSGQMQPLPMNEYVQQNLKECFIDVDFDVVEWNTLFTNWRVGAKDASAHGANAINVSFAAMDPFFAMVRFVSTKTQPPVSNNWGYFGNAEFDKLIENARTSFDEKSRDAALARLHARIVEESPFVLIAHDVGPRAISKKVKGVVQPQSWFIDIATMSMD
- a CDS encoding ABC transporter permease (K02033: ABC.PE.P; peptide/nickel transport system permease protein), which gives rise to MQYLFRRILYALPILLGVALLCFSLVHIAPGDPLVSVLPPDASEELRRQLSALYGFDKPFLEQFVHWLSRALQGDLGTSIATSRPVMTEVGAAVVNSLRLATVATLIGFSFGCLFGFVAGYLRDSVADRTASLLSVLGVSIPHYWLGMVLVIAFSVLLGWLPATGAGPGGSGDWAWDWEHMQYMLLPAVTMSVIPMGIVARTVRALVAEILANEFIVGLRARGLSDLAVFRHVVKNVAPTALSVMGLQLGYLLGGSILIETVFSWPGTGFLLNAAIFQRDFPLLQGTILVLAVFFVLLNLLVDALQTLFDPRIQRS
- a CDS encoding allantoate amidohydrolase (allantoate amidohydrolase and N-carbamoyl-L-amino acid amidohydrolase are very similar; the allantoate amidohydrolase from Escherichia coli forms a dimer and binds zinc ions for catalytic activity and catalyzes the conversion of allantoate to (S)-ureidoglycolate and ammonia; carbamoyl amidohydrolase from Bacillus sp. converts N-carbamoyl amino acids to amino acids, ammonia, and carbon dioxide~K06016: E3.5.1.87; N-carbamoyl-L-amino-acid hydrolase [EC:3.5.1.87]), whose amino-acid sequence is MDLLHLSRINGARLWQSLMDLAAIGATPKGGVCRIALTDADRKGRDLVVQWCREAGLEVRVDEIGNVFARRAGTDPHARAVATGSHIDTQPSGGRFDGNFGVLAGLEVMRTLNDLGIATRAPLEVAFWTNEEGTRFTPVMMGSGVFAGEFDAEFARAQTDLDGVSVGSALEAIGYRGAQPAGEVPGGMFAAYFEAHIEQGPVLEAAGLPIGVVSGALGQQWYDVIVTGMDAHAGPTPLALRHDAMLAAARMVDAVNRIAHDEAPHGRGTVGYLQVAPNSRNVIPGRVEFSVDFRNLLQAGLDRMHVAMHAAFEGIAAAGGVEVGIRQVVKFEPCAFAPECVDSVRRAAAALGLPHMEVVSGAGHDAVYVARRAPTGMIFVPCTDGISHNELEDALPEHIEAGANVLLQAMLAHAR